From the Pirellulales bacterium genome, one window contains:
- a CDS encoding DUF1330 domain-containing protein: MSMTPATNALLPTPEQMQAFLELPDDQPIVMVNLLKFKPDGGAAEYAKYAAGVEPILAKIGAKILFSGDARFCLIGQADWDAVALVQYPRAKSLFEMAMSPEYQAIHHHREAGLAGQINYAVVQDVPAAGLSA, translated from the coding sequence ATGAGCATGACGCCCGCGACGAACGCCCTGTTGCCAACGCCTGAGCAGATGCAGGCCTTCTTGGAACTGCCCGACGATCAACCGATCGTGATGGTGAATTTGCTCAAGTTCAAACCCGACGGCGGGGCGGCCGAATATGCCAAGTACGCGGCGGGCGTCGAGCCGATCCTCGCGAAGATCGGCGCCAAGATATTGTTCTCGGGCGATGCGAGGTTTTGCCTGATCGGCCAGGCCGACTGGGACGCCGTGGCGCTGGTGCAGTATCCGCGTGCGAAGTCGCTCTTCGAGATGGCCATGTCGCCTGAATACCAGGCGATCCATCATCATCGCGAAGCCGGTTTGGCCGGGCAGATCAATTACGCCGTGGTGCAAGACGTACCGGCGGCTGGTTTGTCCGCATAG